Proteins encoded together in one Lathyrus oleraceus cultivar Zhongwan6 chromosome 5, CAAS_Psat_ZW6_1.0, whole genome shotgun sequence window:
- the LOC127085955 gene encoding uncharacterized protein LOC127085955 isoform X1: MTSQSCQSSYLFGVLCIILILNSGSVTSLDTPATLDCPYGRNGPPAACCVDTCNSNCGTECLRKGFQKGGQCWFPGGQDNCCCFI, from the exons ATGACTTCTCAAAGCTGTCAATCTTCTTATCTTTTTGGTGTTTTATGTATTATTTTGATTTTGAATTCAG GATCTGTTACTAGTTTGGACACTCCAGCTACACTAGATTGCCCTTATGGAAGAAATGGACCACCAGCAGCATGTTGCGTAGATACTTGTAATTCAAATTGTGGCACAGAATGCCTTAGAAAGGGATTTCAAAAAGGTGGACAATGTTGGTTTCCGGGTGGTCAAgataattgttgttgttttatttaA
- the LOC127085955 gene encoding uncharacterized protein LOC127085955 isoform X5, producing MTSQSRQSSYLFGVICIILILNSGSVTSLDTPATLDCPYGRNGPPAACCVDTCNSNCGTECLRKGFQKGGQCWFPGGQDNCCCFI from the exons ATGACTTCTCAAAGCCGTCAATCTTCTTATCTTTTTGGTGTTATATGTATTATTTTGATTTTGAATTCAG GATCTGTTACTAGTTTGGACACTCCAGCTACACTAGATTGCCCTTATGGAAGAAATGGACCACCAGCAGCATGTTGCGTAGATACTTGTAATTCAAATTGTGGCACAGAATGCCTTAGAAAGGGATTTCAAAAAGGTGGACAATGTTGGTTTCCGGGTGGTCAAgataattgttgttgttttatttaA